In Collimonas arenae, a single genomic region encodes these proteins:
- a CDS encoding transglutaminase-like domain-containing protein, whose translation MTNLKRRSWLRHSGGMLTAALMPCAASAQQAVRRQLRFSIVLSNPHPSELRDQQLWLYLPASESPIQQIDSVSVSAKHNMLSDALGHNILQLSFTRIAPLATKVVSIAVDVLLHDASEPAPLKDFRDWLTTERYIETSDAHIQALAAQLRQPTAQSSGRAIYEWLRQNMHYAGYIADDLGALYAVTQRSGDCTEYAYLAVALARANGIPARMVGGYVTDRNIAPRAEDYHNWAELHIDGAWRLLDAQKEHWLTPAQQYIAFRFYRDKITNPVGLAHRFHSNGELQIRL comes from the coding sequence ATGACGAATTTGAAACGACGGTCCTGGCTGCGCCATTCCGGCGGCATGCTGACGGCAGCATTGATGCCGTGCGCAGCTTCCGCGCAGCAAGCGGTGCGCCGCCAGTTGCGTTTTTCCATCGTGTTGTCTAATCCACATCCAAGCGAGCTGCGCGACCAGCAGTTATGGCTGTACCTGCCCGCCAGCGAAAGCCCGATCCAGCAAATTGACAGCGTCAGCGTATCTGCGAAGCACAACATGTTGTCCGATGCGCTCGGGCACAATATTCTACAGCTCAGTTTTACACGCATTGCGCCGCTTGCGACCAAGGTCGTCAGCATTGCTGTGGACGTGCTGCTGCATGACGCCAGCGAACCCGCGCCATTGAAGGATTTTCGTGATTGGCTGACGACCGAGCGCTATATAGAAACCTCGGACGCGCACATACAAGCCTTGGCTGCACAACTCCGGCAACCGACGGCACAATCCAGCGGACGCGCGATCTACGAATGGCTGCGCCAGAACATGCACTATGCCGGCTATATAGCCGACGACCTGGGGGCGTTATATGCGGTGACGCAGCGTAGCGGCGACTGCACCGAGTACGCTTATCTGGCGGTGGCTCTGGCGCGTGCTAACGGCATTCCTGCGCGCATGGTCGGCGGCTACGTCACTGATCGCAACATTGCACCACGGGCGGAGGACTATCACAACTGGGCAGAACTGCATATCGACGGCGCCTGGCGCTTGCTGGATGCGCAGAAGGAACACTGGCTGACTCCGGCGCAGCAGTACATCGCTTTCCGTTTTTATCGTGACAAGATCACAAATCCAGTTGGTTTGGCGCATCGCTTTCATAGCAATGGCGAATTGCAGATCAGGTTGTAG
- a CDS encoding type II secretion system GspH family protein: MNRSKSGAEGGFAYLWVLAVVALMGLSLTLGADIYTTSVTRDKEAELLAIGRQFRIAIGRYYESQAGGASASVGSLGNAGQTNPAGAVQAASGRVYPASLEDLLKDNRSPGLRRHLRKIFIDPMTGGTEWGLVRVGGRIVGVHSTSVLMPIKQDRFEADDMTFRGKEKYSDWVFTYPADLLLRGDLEGAGGGKELKAVSLDQPIGAPVLPAAVPNQAPINSNQYQMERK; encoded by the coding sequence ATGAATCGTTCTAAGTCTGGCGCAGAGGGCGGCTTCGCCTATCTCTGGGTGCTTGCGGTGGTGGCGCTGATGGGGTTGAGCCTGACGCTGGGAGCTGACATTTATACGACCTCGGTCACGCGCGACAAGGAGGCCGAGCTGTTGGCCATCGGCAGGCAGTTCCGGATAGCCATAGGGCGCTACTATGAAAGCCAGGCCGGAGGTGCGTCGGCGTCCGTCGGCAGTCTTGGCAATGCGGGGCAGACGAATCCAGCCGGCGCTGTGCAAGCCGCGAGCGGCCGCGTTTATCCTGCCAGCCTGGAGGATTTGCTGAAGGATAATCGCAGCCCCGGCCTCAGGCGCCATCTGCGCAAGATTTTCATCGACCCGATGACCGGCGGTACGGAGTGGGGCCTGGTGCGAGTGGGCGGGCGCATCGTCGGCGTGCATTCGACATCTGTATTGATGCCGATCAAGCAAGACCGTTTCGAAGCCGATGACATGACCTTCCGCGGCAAGGAAAAATATAGCGACTGGGTTTTTACCTATCCTGCTGACCTGTTGTTGCGCGGCGATCTTGAGGGTGCCGGCGGTGGCAAGGAGCTCAAGGCTGTTAGCCTCGATCAGCCCATTGGCGCGCCAGTCTTGCCTGCGGCAGTCCCGAATCAAGCGCCAATCAATAGCAATCAATATCAAATGGAGCGCAAATGA
- a CDS encoding branched-chain amino acid ABC transporter permease — MEFTLITLLNGLSYGLLLFLLSSGLTLIFSMLGVLNFAHASFYMLGAYFAYAISIQLGFWPALLLAPLLVGLLGALVERFGLRHVRRHGQVAELLFTFGLSYVIVELVQLAWGKSAMPYAIPAQLDGPLFTLYSTAFPMYRGFMMLLALLTLLTASWLLKRSRIGLLIQAALTHPQMLEALGHNVPRIFTLVFAAGCALAGLAGVVGGNAFVTEPGMAAGVGSIIFVVVVVGGLGSLAGAFIASLLIGILQTYAVALDVSLLSGLARWGIQVSPEAIGYPLLRLTLAQVAPVFPYLLLVLVMLLRPRGLLGRRD; from the coding sequence ATGGAATTTACCCTCATCACTTTGCTGAACGGACTCAGTTACGGCTTGCTGCTGTTCCTGCTGTCGTCCGGATTGACCCTGATCTTCAGCATGCTGGGCGTGCTGAACTTTGCGCATGCCAGTTTCTACATGCTGGGCGCTTATTTTGCCTACGCGATTAGCATCCAGCTGGGATTCTGGCCTGCGTTGCTGCTGGCGCCGCTATTGGTCGGCTTGCTGGGGGCGCTGGTGGAGCGCTTCGGCTTGCGCCATGTGCGGCGTCATGGCCAGGTTGCGGAGCTGCTGTTTACTTTTGGCCTGTCCTACGTGATAGTTGAACTGGTCCAACTTGCCTGGGGTAAATCGGCAATGCCGTACGCGATTCCGGCGCAACTTGATGGTCCGTTGTTTACCTTGTATTCCACGGCGTTTCCGATGTATCGCGGTTTCATGATGTTGCTGGCGTTGCTGACATTACTCACGGCGAGCTGGCTGTTGAAGCGTTCCCGCATCGGCTTGCTGATCCAGGCGGCGCTGACGCACCCGCAGATGCTGGAAGCGCTCGGACACAATGTGCCAAGGATATTTACGCTGGTGTTTGCGGCCGGTTGCGCGCTGGCCGGCCTGGCCGGTGTAGTGGGCGGCAATGCGTTCGTCACCGAACCGGGCATGGCGGCCGGGGTTGGCAGCATCATTTTCGTGGTGGTGGTGGTCGGCGGCCTGGGTTCGTTGGCGGGGGCATTCATCGCATCGCTGCTGATCGGGATCCTGCAAACCTACGCAGTGGCGCTTGACGTTTCCTTGTTGAGCGGCCTGGCGCGTTGGGGAATCCAGGTCAGCCCGGAAGCCATAGGCTATCCCTTGTTGCGACTGACGCTGGCGCAGGTCGCTCCGGTCTTTCCTTATCTGTTGCTGGTGCTGGTCATGCTGCTGCGTCCGCGCGGCTTGCTCGGCAGGCGCGACTGA
- a CDS encoding GspE/PulE family protein, which produces MTLSAALIDQARLLSAQNDATLISSLQQATGWESDHLMSALALRFGYPLLPMRELQALRPDFERISYTDCVQRGVLIANDEADVPHLVLGDPFDGAAESWAVRRYGVHAPAPRVVLVHLDDLQAYFIQQEHLLRAMDGFDSASAARNDEEVAAVITLASISDDASPVVKLVNSTIYDALKLQASDIHLECDAGCLHVLYRIDGALVPITQVQGQDMAEQVISRIKVMAELDIAERRIPQDGRFKVRVNNREIDFRVSVMPNIFGEDAVLRLLDRQSLTEEARALQLDNLGLDAHTIAAIRKLAARPHGMLLVTGPTGSGKTTTLYAAITEIHTGRDKIVTIEDPVEYRLPRVLQIPVNEKKGLTFARGLRSILRHDPDKIMVGEIRDDETAQIAVQAALTGHLVFTTVHANNVFDVLGRFLHMGVDAYSFAAALNGIVAQRLLRINCTHCAVEVTPGDEELALLGLTLEKVAGWTFKAGSGCGHCRGIGYKGRKAVAEVLILDDTLRELIAGKAPISVLKERAAQAGLRALHDTAMQWVARGETTLEEVARVAG; this is translated from the coding sequence GTGACCCTGAGCGCCGCCTTGATCGACCAGGCACGTTTGCTGTCTGCGCAAAACGATGCAACCCTGATCAGCAGCCTGCAGCAGGCCACCGGGTGGGAGTCCGATCATCTGATGAGCGCGTTGGCGCTGCGCTTCGGCTATCCGCTGCTGCCTATGCGTGAGCTGCAAGCCTTGCGCCCGGATTTCGAACGGATTTCGTACACCGACTGCGTGCAGCGCGGCGTACTGATCGCGAACGATGAGGCGGATGTGCCGCATCTGGTGCTGGGCGATCCCTTCGATGGCGCGGCCGAGAGCTGGGCTGTGCGGCGCTATGGCGTGCACGCGCCGGCGCCGCGCGTGGTGCTGGTGCATCTAGATGATTTACAGGCGTATTTCATCCAGCAGGAACACTTATTAAGAGCGATGGATGGCTTTGACAGCGCCAGCGCTGCACGCAATGACGAGGAGGTGGCGGCGGTGATCACGCTGGCGAGCATCAGCGATGACGCCAGTCCAGTGGTGAAGCTGGTCAATTCGACCATCTACGACGCCCTCAAACTGCAGGCCAGTGATATCCACCTGGAATGCGATGCTGGCTGTCTGCATGTGCTGTACCGCATCGATGGTGCCCTGGTGCCGATCACGCAGGTGCAGGGGCAGGACATGGCTGAGCAGGTGATCTCGCGCATCAAGGTGATGGCGGAGCTGGACATCGCCGAGCGCCGGATTCCGCAAGACGGCCGTTTCAAGGTCCGCGTCAATAATCGTGAAATCGATTTCCGTGTTTCAGTCATGCCGAATATCTTTGGCGAGGATGCGGTGCTGCGCTTGCTGGACCGGCAATCGCTGACGGAGGAGGCGCGCGCGCTGCAGCTGGATAATCTGGGACTGGATGCCCACACCATCGCGGCGATCCGCAAGCTGGCGGCGCGGCCGCACGGCATGCTGCTGGTGACCGGGCCGACCGGTTCAGGCAAGACCACCACCCTGTACGCGGCGATCACGGAAATCCATACCGGGCGCGACAAGATCGTGACGATCGAAGACCCGGTTGAGTATCGCTTGCCGCGGGTTTTGCAGATTCCCGTGAATGAGAAGAAGGGTCTGACCTTTGCGCGCGGCTTGCGTTCTATTCTGCGGCACGATCCGGACAAGATCATGGTCGGCGAAATCCGCGACGATGAAACGGCGCAGATCGCGGTGCAGGCGGCACTGACCGGTCATTTGGTGTTTACCACGGTACATGCCAACAATGTATTCGATGTGCTGGGGCGTTTCCTGCACATGGGAGTCGATGCTTACAGTTTTGCGGCTGCGCTCAACGGCATCGTCGCCCAGCGTTTGCTGCGCATCAATTGCACGCACTGCGCCGTTGAGGTGACGCCTGGCGACGAAGAACTGGCGCTGCTGGGCTTGACGCTGGAGAAAGTGGCTGGCTGGACATTCAAGGCAGGCTCCGGCTGCGGCCATTGCCGTGGCATTGGCTACAAGGGGCGCAAGGCGGTGGCGGAGGTGCTGATCCTGGACGACACGTTGCGTGAACTGATTGCCGGCAAAGCGCCGATTTCGGTATTGAAAGAGAGGGCGGCGCAGGCCGGACTGCGCGCCTTGCACGACACCGCGATGCAATGGGTGGCGCGCGGCGAAACCACATTGGAAGAGGTGGCGCGTGTTGCGGGTTAA
- a CDS encoding branched-chain amino acid ABC transporter permease, producing MTLSSLRSKSVWPGFALILIVAPLVFAQSAALSILSQCGCMMILALSFNMLLGQSGMLSFGHAVYAGLAAFVSVHVMNSLAGGSAAALLLVPLVGGIAGMLAGAAFGFVTTRRSGTALSMISLALVELIAAGVLMFPGWFGGESGVNTDRVLGAPFIGIDFASQLQVYYLIAFWLFVCAAAMYALTQTPLGRIANAVRDNPERAAFIGHDPRRVRYLMFMLSAFFAGIGGALTAINFEIVSAENLSLLRSAQILLFTFIGGIGYFFGPMIGAVVGVLFSSLLSTYTRGWQLYLGLLFVMIVLFAPGGIAGIWGRLAERRRGIGMASLIRLAGLLLLAGVAVFLIEMLYRRAAVQ from the coding sequence ATGACACTTTCTTCCTTGCGTAGTAAATCGGTCTGGCCGGGCTTTGCCTTGATATTGATCGTGGCACCCTTGGTGTTTGCACAAAGCGCGGCGCTATCGATCCTCTCGCAATGCGGCTGCATGATGATCCTGGCGCTTTCCTTCAATATGCTGCTGGGGCAGAGTGGTATGCTGTCTTTTGGCCACGCTGTGTATGCGGGCCTGGCTGCATTCGTCAGTGTGCATGTGATGAACTCGCTGGCCGGCGGCAGCGCGGCTGCATTGTTGCTTGTCCCGCTTGTGGGCGGTATTGCCGGCATGCTGGCTGGCGCTGCGTTCGGTTTTGTCACCACGCGCAGATCAGGCACAGCTTTGTCGATGATCAGCCTGGCGCTGGTGGAACTGATTGCTGCCGGCGTCTTGATGTTTCCAGGCTGGTTTGGCGGCGAGAGCGGCGTCAACACGGATCGCGTACTGGGTGCGCCATTCATCGGCATCGATTTTGCCTCTCAGTTGCAGGTCTACTATTTGATCGCTTTCTGGCTATTCGTATGCGCTGCCGCCATGTATGCGCTAACGCAAACTCCGCTGGGACGTATCGCCAATGCCGTGCGCGACAATCCCGAGCGTGCCGCCTTCATCGGCCATGATCCGCGCCGCGTGCGTTATCTGATGTTCATGCTGTCGGCATTCTTTGCCGGCATTGGCGGCGCGCTGACAGCGATCAATTTTGAAATCGTCAGCGCCGAAAATCTCAGCTTGTTGCGCTCGGCGCAAATCCTGTTGTTTACCTTTATCGGCGGTATCGGCTATTTTTTCGGGCCGATGATAGGTGCGGTGGTCGGCGTGCTTTTTTCTTCTTTACTCTCGACCTATACCCGCGGCTGGCAGTTGTATCTCGGTTTGCTGTTCGTGATGATCGTACTGTTTGCGCCGGGTGGCATTGCCGGGATCTGGGGGCGGCTGGCTGAACGCCGTCGGGGCATTGGCATGGCGTCATTAATACGCTTGGCGGGCTTGCTGCTGCTTGCAGGCGTGGCCGTGTTTCTGATTGAAATGTTGTATCGACGCGCGGCGGTCCAGTGA
- a CDS encoding DUF2239 family protein: MSTSTNPVIAFAGAHRIAAGQLALVALKAKELLDRNDNATILIFDDLTSEQVEVDFRGSAEQVLQRLAADDAASTASEENPDSHEPARGPGRPKLGVVGREVTLLPRHWDWLNAQAGGASVALRKLVEDARRHSEQRDQLRRAQEYAYRFMSAMAGNSVNFEEAARALFAGDLAGFELLIEAWTPDVRDHLKVLATRAFAA, translated from the coding sequence ATGAGTACATCGACCAACCCGGTAATCGCCTTCGCCGGAGCGCACCGCATCGCCGCCGGCCAGCTCGCGCTGGTGGCCCTGAAAGCCAAGGAACTGCTGGACCGCAACGACAACGCGACCATCCTGATTTTCGACGACCTCACCAGCGAGCAGGTCGAAGTGGATTTCCGCGGCAGCGCCGAGCAAGTGCTGCAGCGCCTGGCTGCCGACGACGCTGCCTCCACCGCATCTGAAGAAAACCCCGATAGCCATGAACCCGCGCGCGGCCCGGGCCGCCCCAAACTGGGCGTCGTCGGCCGCGAAGTGACGCTGCTGCCCCGTCACTGGGACTGGCTCAACGCACAGGCCGGCGGCGCCTCGGTGGCCTTGCGCAAACTGGTAGAAGATGCGCGCCGCCATAGCGAACAACGCGATCAGCTGCGCCGCGCCCAGGAATACGCCTATCGCTTCATGTCGGCGATGGCAGGCAACAGTGTGAATTTCGAGGAAGCGGCACGGGCTTTGTTTGCTGGCGACCTGGCTGGATTCGAGTTGCTGATTGAGGCATGGACGCCGGATGTGCGCGATCATCTCAAGGTCTTGGCGACGCGAGCGTTCGCGGCTTAA
- a CDS encoding cohesin domain-containing protein, which translates to MKTAATPTYAPELARHIQQARLPKLLSLVLMGVLVSGCAGTREFREGNAMLAEGKVEPGLAKLEEAVKLAPKNAEYRIALSSRRSSIINQLVALGENARREGRLAEAEKNYRQALNLDQNNAMARQGIEALVMERRHRLVLAEGEALFKKGGRSDLVEALEKLRPVLSENPNQKDALNLKSRIDEARAKAAKPDAKLAAAYMKPITLEFRDAPLRTVFEVIAKVSGLNFFFDKDMRPDLKASILVKNTSMADVVRLLLVTNQLEQKVLNENSILIYPSTPQKLKDYQTLAVRTFYLTNADVKAVSNTIKTIVKTKDMVIDERLGLIILRDTPEAIRMAERIVALQDLSDPEVMLEVEIMEIKRSRLMELGVQLPSQLTLSPLQIGGVPLTLDDLKHLTAQTTQATIGSMVINARKEDQDGNILANPRIRVRNKEKAKVLIGDRVPVITTTSTSTGFVSESVNYVDVGLKLEVEPTIYLDEEVAIKVNLEVSSIVREILSKAGTLSYQIGTRGANTVLRLKDGETQVLAGLINDEDRSTANKVPALGELPLVGRLFGSQKDDTQRSEILLSITPRVVRSIRRPDLLAAEFESGTESSIGAESMRFNTLEATDSGAKAAIAAPITAPAAAAAVAPAASPMPAAALPAPAASAAPAAAAGGPMSLNWQAPTQVKVGEQFSAVLRVSSQGAVRGMPMLIGFDPQLLQVVNVQEGDFFKQSGGATNFSHRIDPAQGKVFVAAVRQNASGSDAGVNGNGALVTVNFKALKSTATAAAKLQLLSANPEPTSAAPLAMPPEQLVQIVP; encoded by the coding sequence ATGAAGACTGCAGCAACACCAACCTATGCGCCTGAATTGGCCCGGCACATCCAGCAAGCACGGCTGCCCAAGCTACTCTCCCTAGTGCTGATGGGCGTGCTGGTGAGCGGCTGCGCCGGTACCCGTGAATTCCGCGAAGGTAATGCCATGCTGGCTGAGGGTAAAGTCGAGCCTGGACTGGCAAAGCTGGAAGAAGCGGTCAAGCTGGCGCCGAAAAATGCCGAATACCGGATCGCGCTGTCTAGCCGCCGTTCCTCGATCATCAATCAGCTGGTCGCACTCGGCGAAAATGCGCGGCGCGAAGGGCGTTTGGCGGAGGCGGAAAAGAACTACCGCCAAGCGCTGAACCTGGATCAGAACAATGCCATGGCGCGCCAGGGCATCGAAGCCCTGGTGATGGAACGCCGTCATCGGCTGGTGCTGGCGGAAGGCGAGGCGCTGTTCAAGAAAGGCGGCCGCAGCGATCTGGTCGAAGCGCTGGAAAAGCTGCGTCCGGTGCTGTCGGAGAATCCCAATCAAAAAGACGCACTGAATCTGAAGTCGCGCATCGACGAAGCACGAGCCAAGGCGGCCAAGCCGGACGCCAAGCTGGCGGCCGCGTACATGAAGCCGATTACGCTGGAATTCCGCGATGCGCCTCTGCGCACGGTCTTTGAGGTGATCGCCAAGGTCTCCGGCCTGAATTTTTTCTTTGACAAGGATATGCGGCCTGACTTGAAGGCCTCGATCCTGGTGAAAAACACCTCGATGGCGGATGTGGTGCGGCTGCTGCTGGTCACCAATCAGCTGGAACAAAAGGTGTTGAATGAAAATTCGATCCTGATCTATCCCAGTACGCCGCAGAAGCTCAAGGATTACCAGACGCTGGCGGTACGCACCTTCTATCTGACCAATGCCGATGTCAAGGCGGTTTCGAATACCATCAAGACCATCGTCAAGACCAAGGACATGGTGATCGACGAACGGTTAGGCCTGATCATTCTGCGCGATACGCCCGAGGCGATCCGCATGGCGGAACGCATTGTCGCTTTGCAGGATCTGAGCGATCCGGAAGTGATGCTGGAAGTCGAAATCATGGAAATCAAACGCTCGCGCCTGATGGAGCTGGGTGTCCAGTTGCCGAGCCAGCTGACCTTGTCGCCATTACAGATCGGCGGCGTGCCGCTGACCCTGGACGATTTGAAGCATCTGACGGCGCAAACCACCCAGGCCACAATCGGCAGCATGGTGATCAACGCCCGCAAGGAAGACCAGGACGGCAATATCCTCGCCAATCCGCGCATCCGGGTGCGTAACAAGGAAAAAGCCAAGGTGCTGATCGGCGACCGCGTGCCGGTGATCACGACGACCTCGACCTCGACCGGCTTTGTGTCGGAATCGGTCAATTATGTCGACGTCGGACTGAAGCTGGAAGTGGAGCCGACCATTTATCTGGATGAAGAGGTGGCGATCAAGGTCAACCTGGAAGTGTCTAGCATTGTGCGCGAGATCTTGAGCAAGGCCGGCACCTTGTCGTATCAGATCGGCACCCGCGGCGCCAATACCGTGCTACGCCTGAAGGATGGCGAAACCCAGGTGCTGGCCGGCCTGATCAACGACGAAGACCGCTCCACCGCCAACAAGGTGCCTGCGCTGGGAGAGTTGCCGCTGGTCGGCCGCCTGTTTGGCAGCCAGAAAGATGATACTCAACGTAGTGAAATCCTGTTGTCGATCACGCCACGCGTAGTGCGTTCGATCCGGCGGCCTGATTTGCTGGCGGCTGAGTTCGAATCCGGTACCGAAAGCAGCATCGGCGCTGAGTCGATGCGTTTCAATACCCTTGAAGCTACGGACAGCGGAGCGAAGGCGGCAATAGCTGCACCAATTACAGCGCCTGCAGCTGCCGCTGCCGTTGCTCCTGCAGCCAGCCCGATGCCGGCTGCAGCACTTCCTGCGCCTGCCGCGAGCGCTGCTCCCGCCGCCGCGGCCGGTGGTCCGATGAGCCTGAACTGGCAAGCGCCGACCCAAGTCAAGGTCGGCGAGCAATTCAGCGCGGTGTTACGCGTGAGTAGCCAGGGCGCGGTGCGTGGTATGCCGATGCTAATAGGTTTTGACCCGCAATTGTTGCAGGTGGTGAATGTGCAGGAAGGAGATTTTTTCAAGCAAAGCGGCGGCGCCACCAATTTCAGCCATCGCATTGATCCTGCCCAAGGCAAGGTATTCGTCGCTGCCGTACGGCAGAATGCCAGCGGCAGCGATGCCGGCGTCAACGGCAACGGGGCGCTGGTGACGGTCAATTTCAAGGCGCTGAAGTCCACCGCGACAGCCGCCGCCAAACTGCAGCTGCTGTCGGCAAACCCTGAACCGACCTCTGCTGCACCCCTGGCCATGCCGCCGGAACAACTGGTGCAGATCGTACCGTGA
- a CDS encoding type II secretion system protein, which produces MVSHTDNGRALSARCERGFTLIEMLVVMAIVALLLTIALPRYFGSLNKSKDVALQENLQVLRVTLDKFYADKGHYPDTLDELVQQKYLRAVPVDPVTDLNSSWILIPPRDAEVKGIADVKSGASGQAYDGRQYESF; this is translated from the coding sequence ATGGTGTCTCATACAGACAATGGTAGAGCGTTGTCGGCGCGCTGCGAACGGGGCTTTACGCTGATTGAAATGTTGGTAGTGATGGCGATCGTTGCCTTGCTGTTGACTATCGCGTTGCCGCGCTATTTCGGTTCGCTCAACAAGTCCAAGGACGTCGCCCTGCAAGAAAACCTGCAGGTGCTGCGTGTGACCCTGGACAAGTTTTATGCTGATAAAGGGCACTATCCGGATACGCTGGACGAGCTGGTGCAGCAGAAATATTTGCGGGCGGTGCCGGTCGATCCGGTCACTGACTTGAATTCAAGCTGGATACTGATTCCGCCGCGCGATGCCGAGGTCAAGGGCATCGCGGATGTAAAGAGCGGTGCCAGCGGCCAGGCCTATGACGGCAGGCAGTATGAATCGTTCTAA
- a CDS encoding rhodanese-like domain-containing protein: MKPFSKLPPAACCMYVVAILLFSPAATVAAQPADGMPEALKNIKQAGSMCMRTDALPAKSASGTIVAERQPDMSCAIGAAELLPQLGHTETTLVDTRLPAEYSAYRIAETLNMSVSELRTKPFLHSKNVVLIGNGKAERELYAACATLKAEGFKQVRVLRGGMPVWLSARHAVLGKPADVMEYTHLDSSELWGESQFDANLVLLVRGQAAMQQQLSAQAIPEANAAEIKRALEQRRRQGGKSPLAAVVVASAVSLTADAIQKLREAALPTPLLFYSGSVDVYLRQVAQQKAIWLAQANGPKQLGCGL; the protein is encoded by the coding sequence ATGAAGCCATTTTCGAAGTTGCCGCCCGCCGCTTGCTGTATGTATGTTGTGGCGATCCTGTTATTCAGCCCCGCTGCGACCGTCGCGGCGCAGCCTGCCGATGGCATGCCTGAGGCCTTGAAGAATATCAAGCAGGCCGGCAGCATGTGCATGCGCACCGATGCGCTGCCGGCCAAATCTGCCTCAGGCACGATAGTCGCGGAGCGGCAGCCGGATATGTCTTGCGCGATCGGCGCTGCCGAGCTGCTGCCGCAGCTTGGTCATACGGAAACTACGTTGGTCGATACGCGTTTGCCCGCCGAATATTCGGCCTACCGCATTGCGGAGACTCTCAATATGAGCGTTTCCGAATTGCGCACCAAGCCGTTTTTGCATAGTAAGAACGTAGTCCTGATCGGCAATGGCAAGGCTGAACGAGAGCTTTATGCTGCCTGCGCAACGCTTAAGGCAGAGGGTTTCAAGCAGGTCAGGGTGCTGCGCGGCGGCATGCCGGTATGGCTGTCGGCGCGCCATGCCGTCTTGGGGAAGCCTGCAGATGTAATGGAGTATACCCACCTGGATTCATCTGAGTTGTGGGGCGAGAGTCAGTTCGATGCCAATCTGGTGTTGCTGGTGCGTGGCCAGGCTGCCATGCAACAGCAGTTGTCGGCCCAGGCAATTCCGGAAGCAAACGCGGCAGAGATCAAACGCGCGCTTGAGCAACGCCGCAGGCAAGGCGGAAAATCTCCTCTGGCCGCTGTCGTGGTGGCGAGCGCGGTCAGCCTGACGGCCGACGCTATCCAGAAATTGCGCGAAGCGGCGCTGCCGACACCCTTGTTGTTTTATTCCGGCAGCGTCGACGTCTATTTGCGTCAGGTCGCCCAGCAAAAGGCGATATGGCTGGCGCAAGCCAACGGCCCGAAGCAGCTTGGCTGCGGCTTGTAG
- a CDS encoding type II secretion system protein, with translation MMTLAIMGVLVLVAVPMAQISLQRDKEHELRRALIQIREGLDAYKRAADQGRIVVKIGESGYPKKLDELVEGVPDQRSPSRQNLYFLRSLPPDPMYQGATAKPAETWGLRSYASPPDDPNEGDDVFDVYSKSEKQGLNGVSYRQW, from the coding sequence ATGATGACGCTTGCCATCATGGGCGTGCTGGTGTTGGTCGCGGTGCCGATGGCGCAGATCAGCTTGCAGCGCGATAAGGAGCATGAACTGCGGCGCGCCCTGATCCAGATACGCGAAGGACTGGATGCCTACAAGCGGGCCGCCGACCAGGGGAGGATTGTGGTCAAGATCGGCGAGTCCGGTTATCCGAAGAAGCTGGATGAACTGGTGGAGGGCGTGCCGGACCAGCGTAGCCCGTCACGCCAGAACCTGTATTTCTTGCGCAGCCTGCCGCCGGACCCGATGTACCAGGGCGCAACGGCAAAGCCGGCCGAAACCTGGGGCCTGCGCAGCTATGCTTCGCCGCCGGACGATCCAAACGAAGGCGACGACGTTTTCGACGTCTATTCAAAATCAGAAAAGCAAGGATTGAATGGTGTCTCATACAGACAATGGTAG